A window of the Lolium perenne isolate Kyuss_39 chromosome 7, Kyuss_2.0, whole genome shotgun sequence genome harbors these coding sequences:
- the LOC127317621 gene encoding uncharacterized protein isoform X2: protein MAAWPNPYLPLLLIAALLAFEDWLSTPSCSGGSPALDPTSGDLRAMMVADLMLLGSDATYADRFFRDNLMSKLITKSIQTTNPDMIVVLGDISAKGSEQSESKWVAVLEQFEGILGQYSSLPIHIVLGDKDVGGCLSLDGKLVHRMANHLPGLDSSGCGSFEISNTSFLSLNAIALLCGDNMLRFGVEKVMEMESHRFQRKRLNGPQHYSLGSEKQQDSGAHSWRQNSMTSGSGPIILLHIPLHKSDKSDGGIIGVPIFPEGTVSDHPLVSFSSKQSGDDGTKLYDRLHTLPANSTQYILQALKPRNAHEVILSFLLPQDNI, encoded by the exons ATGGCGGCATGGCCCAACCCGTATCTTCCGCTACTCCTCATCGCGGCCCTGCTCGCCTTCGAGGACTGGCTCTCCACGCCCTCCTGCTCCGGCGGCTCGCCCGCCCTCGACCCCACCTCCGGCGACCTCAGGGCCATGATGGTCGCGGACCTGATGCTCCTTGGTTCGGATGCTACATACGCCGACCGCTTCTTCCGGGATAACCTCATGTCCAAGCTAATCACC AAATCTATTCAGACAACGAATCCAGATATGATCGTAGTCCTTGGGGACATCTCAGCAAAGGGTTCAGAGCAGAGCGAGAGCAAATGGGTAGCTGTTCTTGAACAGTTTGAGGGGATACTGGGGCAGTACTCTTCCCTTCCTATTCATATCGTGTTAGGTGATAAAGATGTGGGCGGATGTTTGAGTTTGGATGGTAAATTGGTGCACCGTATGGCCAATCATTTGCCAGGATTAGATTCAAGTGGTTGTGGTTCCTTTGAGATAAGTAATACCAGTTTTTTGTCTTTAAATGCGATTGCACTGCTCTGTGGTGACAACATGTTGCGGTTTGGCGTTGAGAAGGTTATGGAGATGGAAAGCCATCGTTTTCAAAGGAAAAGGTTAAACGGACCACAACATTATTCTCTGGGAAGTGAAAAACAACAAGATTCCGGTGCCCACAGTTGGAGACAAAACAGCATGACTTCGGGATCTGGTCCAATCATTTTACTCCATATTCCACTACATAAGTCCGATAAGTCTGATGGAGGAATCATCGGTGTCCCCATATTTCCAGAGGGAACTGTCTCAGATCATCCTCTGGTTTCCTTCAGTTCTAAACAAAG TGGAGATGATGGCACAAAGCTGTATGATCGACTGCATACCCTCCCTGCAAATTCAACGCAGTATATTCTTCAGGCACTTAAACCAAG GAATGCACATGAAGTCATACTATCATTTCTTCTTCCGCAGGATAATATTTAG
- the LOC127317621 gene encoding uncharacterized protein isoform X1, with protein MAAWPNPYLPLLLIAALLAFEDWLSTPSCSGGSPALDPTSGDLRAMMVADLMLLGSDATYADRFFRDNLMSKLITKSIQTTNPDMIVVLGDISAKGSEQSESKWVAVLEQFEGILGQYSSLPIHIVLGDKDVGGCLSLDGKLVHRMANHLPGLDSSGCGSFEISNTSFLSLNAIALLCGDNMLRFGVEKVMEMESHRFQRKRLNGPQHYSLGSEKQQDSGAHSWRQNSMTSGSGPIILLHIPLHKSDKSDGGIIGVPIFPEGTVSDHPLVSFSSKQSGDDGTKLYDRLHTLPANSTQYILQALKPRIIFSAHAHSFSDYTHADGTREVTVPAMTWKKSGVPGFVIATFGQKGAVSVKCCLLAQEWYIMTGYSAFLFLTALAVRWSHWM; from the exons ATGGCGGCATGGCCCAACCCGTATCTTCCGCTACTCCTCATCGCGGCCCTGCTCGCCTTCGAGGACTGGCTCTCCACGCCCTCCTGCTCCGGCGGCTCGCCCGCCCTCGACCCCACCTCCGGCGACCTCAGGGCCATGATGGTCGCGGACCTGATGCTCCTTGGTTCGGATGCTACATACGCCGACCGCTTCTTCCGGGATAACCTCATGTCCAAGCTAATCACC AAATCTATTCAGACAACGAATCCAGATATGATCGTAGTCCTTGGGGACATCTCAGCAAAGGGTTCAGAGCAGAGCGAGAGCAAATGGGTAGCTGTTCTTGAACAGTTTGAGGGGATACTGGGGCAGTACTCTTCCCTTCCTATTCATATCGTGTTAGGTGATAAAGATGTGGGCGGATGTTTGAGTTTGGATGGTAAATTGGTGCACCGTATGGCCAATCATTTGCCAGGATTAGATTCAAGTGGTTGTGGTTCCTTTGAGATAAGTAATACCAGTTTTTTGTCTTTAAATGCGATTGCACTGCTCTGTGGTGACAACATGTTGCGGTTTGGCGTTGAGAAGGTTATGGAGATGGAAAGCCATCGTTTTCAAAGGAAAAGGTTAAACGGACCACAACATTATTCTCTGGGAAGTGAAAAACAACAAGATTCCGGTGCCCACAGTTGGAGACAAAACAGCATGACTTCGGGATCTGGTCCAATCATTTTACTCCATATTCCACTACATAAGTCCGATAAGTCTGATGGAGGAATCATCGGTGTCCCCATATTTCCAGAGGGAACTGTCTCAGATCATCCTCTGGTTTCCTTCAGTTCTAAACAAAG TGGAGATGATGGCACAAAGCTGTATGATCGACTGCATACCCTCCCTGCAAATTCAACGCAGTATATTCTTCAGGCACTTAAACCAAG GATAATATTTAGTGCTCATGCTCATAGCTTCTCAGACTACACCCACGCTGATGGGACAAGGGAAGTTACAGTGCCTGCCATGACATGGAAGAAGAGTGGAGTGCCAGGTTTTGTCATCGCTACATTTGGACAGAAAGGGGCTGTATCTGTGAAGTGCTGCTTGCTAGCTCAGGAATGGTACATAATGACAGGATATTCAGCATTTTTGTTCCTAACAGCTCTTGCAGTAAGATGGTCACATTGGATGTGA